A window of Leptolyngbya sp. FACHB-261 genomic DNA:
TTTGCAACTATGCCGGTTGAGCCAGTCCAGACCCTGAGTGCTCAGCCCGAAGAGACATCCTCAAACTTATAGCCAACTCCAATTACCGTCTTGATGTAGCTAGGGCGGTTGGAATCAGGCTCAATTTTCTTCCGCAAGCGGGCCACGTGAGTATCAACTACGCGGTCATCGCCATAAAAATCACTTCCCCACAGTCGGTCAGTTAACTAGGTCCGGCTCCACACACGTCCAGGTTGACTAATCAGGGTTGCTAGAAGATCGAACTCTAGCGTTGTGAGTTCTAAGGGCTCGTTTTTGTCATCTTGGTAACGGCAAGCTGCGCGCTGTTCTAAATCAACGCTGAAATGAGCTGTGCGCTGAATTTGGGCTTGGCCGGCTTGACGCAGAACCCGCCGCAACAAGGCCTGTACCCGCGCCACCAACTCACGAGGGCTAAAGGGCTTAACCACATAGTCATCTGCGGGTTGAGAGCCATACAATCCGGTCGATCTCCTCTCCTCGGGCAGTCAGCATCAAAATATAGGGATCCTTGTCTCTTGGTCGAGAACGAATCCGGGCACAGACCTCAAGACCATCTAGACCCGGAACTAGTAGGTCTAGAATGACTAGATCCGGCTTCTGCTCCGCAAAAATTTTGAGAGCGCTCAAGCCATCCCTGGCGCAGCGGCAGGTGAAGCCTTCCTTTTCCAGATAAAGCTGAATCAGGTTGGCAATTTCAGCTTCGTCCTCGACGATCAGGATTTCCATAGGCCTGATTTTACAATTGCGATTCCAAAACTGATCCTAAAACTGATCTTTCATATCCCGAACTCGAGCAAAGACGCGAATGGGATCGCTTAAGCCAGCACTCTGTTGCAAAGCCGGTTGGTCCCAGCGTAAGAATGGATTAGTTCGGCGCTCTACCCCAATCTGTGAAGGTACAGTCGGCTGCTGTTGTTGTCGCGCTTGTTGCACCTGGGCAAAGCGAGTCTGAAGTTCAGCGTTGTGGGGATCAACGGTGAGTGCAAACTTTAGATTATTTAGAGTGTACTCGTGAGCACACCAAATGCGAGTGGCCTCCGGTAGGCGGCGCAATTTGCTCAAGGAATCCAGCATCTGAGCTGGAGTTCCTTCAAAAAGGCGACCGCAACCGCCAGCAAAAAGCGTATCGCCACAGAAGAGATCACCGGTTCCAGCAAAGTAATAGGCAATATGGGCTCGGGTGTGACCAGGCACAAATAGGACTTCCGCAGTCTCCTTAGCAAAGCTCACGCGATCGCCTTCGTTCAGAAAGACCTGTTGCCCTGGAATTCGGCCTCGGTCTAGTTCGCTGCCGTACACCGTAGCTTCTGGAAATGCCCGCAGCAACTCCAGGTTACCGCCGACGTGATCGCCATGATGGTGGGTGTTAAAAATCGCGACTAGG
This region includes:
- a CDS encoding response regulator, whose product is MEILIVEDEAEIANLIQLYLEKEGFTCRCARDGLSALKIFAEQKPDLVILDLLVPGLDGLEVCARIRSRPRDKDPYILMLTARGEEIDRIVWLSTRR
- the gloB gene encoding hydroxyacylglutathione hydrolase, whose amino-acid sequence is MNVHRLPVLSDNYIFLLHDPASSTAAVVDPAQAEPVLQQVRILDARLVAIFNTHHHGDHVGGNLELLRAFPEATVYGSELDRGRIPGQQVFLNEGDRVSFAKETAEVLFVPGHTRAHIAYYFAGTGDLFCGDTLFAGGCGRLFEGTPAQMLDSLSKLRRLPEATRIWCAHEYTLNNLKFALTVDPHNAELQTRFAQVQQARQQQQPTVPSQIGVERRTNPFLRWDQPALQQSAGLSDPIRVFARVRDMKDQF
- a CDS encoding helix-turn-helix domain-containing protein, which encodes MARLRKKIEPDSNRPSYIKTVIGVGYKFEDVSSG